The following are from one region of the Methanobacterium veterum genome:
- a CDS encoding tRNA (N(6)-L-threonylcarbamoyladenosine(37)-C(2))-methylthiotransferase: MKVYIDTFGCTFNQGDSQIMAGLLQEDNAQIVSNMEDADVIILNTCYVKQPTEQKVINRIKKIQEQFSDKKLIISGCMVEIDPDKLKKAAPSAGWIGPRQIKSTIDVVKSCMNGKTSRIIGHSDEIKAGLPKIRFDPFVHISQICEGCVGRCTYCCTRFARGKLQSYPVKNIKNEIESAVADGCVEIQLTAQDTAAYGMDTGRKLSELIKEITTIPGDFRLRVGMMHPKSMMRDLNGLIEAFMHKNVYKFMHIPIQSGSDSVLNHMGRDHTVAQYKDIISEVREKIPEVSIATDIIVGYPTETDEDFEDTLKLIEDIKPNFIHISKYRHRPMAISSSMHEIDHKIMKKRSKVLNDLKSKILYQNNLAEIGKVHEILITEKGSKGGYIGRTDSYKHVVIENGEIGTFVKVKINEVTSTYLKGSVL, from the coding sequence ATGAAAGTTTACATTGATACGTTTGGTTGTACATTTAATCAGGGTGACTCACAGATAATGGCAGGGCTTCTGCAGGAAGATAATGCCCAGATAGTTTCAAATATGGAAGATGCAGATGTAATAATACTCAACACCTGTTACGTTAAGCAGCCAACAGAACAGAAGGTTATAAACAGGATTAAAAAAATTCAAGAGCAGTTTTCAGATAAAAAATTGATAATTTCTGGATGTATGGTGGAAATTGATCCAGATAAACTTAAAAAAGCTGCACCTTCTGCTGGATGGATTGGGCCGCGTCAAATTAAATCAACTATAGATGTTGTGAAATCATGTATGAATGGTAAAACTTCACGGATTATTGGCCACAGTGATGAAATAAAAGCAGGCCTTCCAAAGATACGTTTTGATCCATTTGTACATATATCCCAAATATGCGAGGGGTGTGTCGGAAGATGCACTTACTGCTGTACAAGGTTTGCACGGGGGAAACTCCAGAGCTATCCAGTTAAAAATATAAAGAATGAGATTGAAAGCGCAGTAGCAGATGGATGTGTTGAAATTCAACTTACGGCTCAAGATACGGCTGCATATGGGATGGATACTGGAAGAAAACTTTCTGAACTTATAAAGGAGATCACTACGATTCCTGGTGATTTCAGGTTGAGAGTTGGAATGATGCACCCAAAGAGTATGATGAGAGATCTAAATGGGTTAATCGAGGCTTTCATGCATAAAAATGTCTATAAATTCATGCATATTCCTATTCAAAGTGGCAGCGACTCTGTATTAAATCATATGGGCCGTGATCACACAGTTGCACAGTATAAAGATATAATATCTGAAGTCAGGGAAAAAATACCCGAGGTTTCTATAGCTACAGATATAATAGTGGGTTATCCAACAGAAACTGATGAAGACTTTGAAGACACTTTAAAGTTAATCGAAGATATTAAGCCAAATTTTATTCATATTTCGAAATACAGACACAGACCAATGGCCATATCCTCCTCAATGCATGAAATAGATCATAAAATTATGAAAAAAAGGTCTAAAGTACTGAATGATCTTAAATCAAAGATACTTTACCAGAACAACCTTGCAGAAATTGGAAAAGTTCATGAAATTTTAATAACAGAAAAAGGTAGTAAGGGCGGTTACATTGGAAGGACAGATTCTTACAAGCATGTAGTCATAGAAAATGGTGAAATTGGTACTTTTGTTAAGGTAAAAATAAATGAAGTCACGAGTACTTATCTAAAAGGTTCTGTTTTGTGA
- a CDS encoding MFS transporter encodes MDYVICEKCGGRYELAEGESLDNFEACQCGGTLKYPENELKEAESLENWDIPHENNLNVEETFKEVGKNDKPKFICPNCMGEHGEGIFCSKCGGRLIAVKEGKIISNTKSFDEQRLERLSDNAFRKVATDYDDYRESKNFSERINWLSIVAGVVFFVISVFTSLLLSFYLFSNSYYNYSGFIFAFSALVVLSCIFALVSGGLAAFIGISKDYDDGIINGFLVGAIASVILGFFGGISIAFMGIIVFGVLATIGGVIGIFVKKQMDE; translated from the coding sequence ATGGACTATGTAATCTGTGAAAAGTGTGGGGGACGCTATGAACTTGCAGAAGGTGAATCCCTTGATAATTTTGAGGCATGTCAATGCGGCGGTACCTTAAAATATCCTGAAAACGAACTTAAAGAAGCTGAATCCTTAGAAAATTGGGATATCCCTCATGAAAATAATTTAAATGTTGAAGAAACATTTAAAGAAGTGGGAAAAAATGATAAACCAAAATTTATCTGTCCGAACTGTATGGGGGAACATGGAGAAGGAATATTTTGTTCTAAATGTGGTGGAAGGCTAATTGCAGTAAAGGAAGGAAAAATAATTAGCAATACCAAAAGTTTTGATGAACAAAGGCTTGAAAGATTGTCAGATAATGCCTTTAGAAAGGTTGCAACTGATTATGATGATTATAGGGAATCAAAAAATTTCTCTGAGAGGATTAACTGGTTATCAATTGTAGCAGGAGTTGTATTTTTCGTAATAAGTGTATTTACGTCTCTATTGTTATCATTTTACTTGTTTAGTAATTCTTATTACAATTATTCAGGTTTTATATTTGCATTTTCAGCGCTTGTTGTATTATCCTGCATTTTTGCACTGGTTTCGGGGGGTTTAGCTGCTTTTATTGGTATCAGTAAGGATTATGATGATGGAATCATCAATGGATTTTTAGTGGGAGCCATAGCTTCAGTCATTTTAGGATTTTTTGGTGGAATCTCCATAGCTTTCATGGGTATAATTGTGTTTGGTGTATTGGCGACAATTGGTGGAGTAATAGGAATCTTTGTTAAGAAGCAAATGGATGAATAA